The region TCCTGGGTGAGTCCGCCGACGCAGACGCAGCTCCAGGGCAGGTCGGTGACGGTGGCGAGGGCCTCGACCAGCCGGTGCTGGCCCTTGCGCGGGGTGACCGCGGCGACGCACAGCAGCCGGGAGACACCGTCGGTGCCGGAGGCGAGGGGCGCGATGTCGGCGCCCGGGGCGGCGACATGGACCCGTTCCGGGGCGAGCCCGTGGTGGGCGACCAGCCGGCGGACGGCCCAGTCGCTGGTGGCGACGACGGCGGACACGGCCCGCAGCGTCGCCCGTTCCTTCGCGTCCAGCTCGGCGGCCGCGGCGGGCGCGAGCCCGGTCTCGTCGCCGAGCGGCAGGTGCACCAGGACGGCGAGACGCAGCCGTTCGGCCTCGGGGACGATGATCTCGGGGACGCCGCAGGCGACCAGCCCGTCGAGGAGGACGACCGCGTCGTCCGGGAACTCACTGAGCGTGCGAGCCAGCTCCGCACGGGCGGAAGCCGACGGTCGGGGCCAGCTGCCCGCGACGGCGTGCTTGTGGACCTGCCAGCCGAAGCCGGGCAGGTCGAGGCAGAGCCGCCGGTCGTAGGCGTTGCCGCCGCTGGGCGCGGACGCGTCGTCGACACCGCCCGGCATCACGAAGTGCACGGAGCGCAGGGACATGGGGATGATCTCGGCGTTCTTGAGAGCCGTGTGCTGCACGGGCACGTAGTTCAGGGAAGCCTGGTCGCCGTTCGCGGACGCCGGGCCGGTCTTCGGAGCCGCCGGGCTGGTCTTCGGGGACACCTGACCGGTCTTGGGAGACACCTGACCGGTCTTCGGGGACGCCTGGTCCATGGTCGTGTCGGTCACAGTGCACGCTCGTAACTCGCCCAGGCGATGTGCGACTCGTGCAGGGTGACCGTGATGCCCGCGAGGCCTTGGGCGCCCTCGCCGAGGGCCCCCGCGTGCACGCGCTCGGCGAGGCGGTCGGCGATGACCTTGGCCAGGAACTCCGTCGAGGTGTTGGTGTTCTTGAAGTCCGGTTCGTTGTCGAGGTTGCGGTAGTTCAGCGCGCTCACGACTGCGCCGAGTTCCTGCGTGGCCAGACCGATGTCGACGACGATGTTGTCGTCGTCCAGCTCGGCCCGGCGAAACGTGGCGTCCACCAGGAACGTCGCCCCGTGCAGGCGTTGCGCGGGCCCGAAGACCTCGCCACGGAAGCTGTGGGCGATCATCAGGTGATCGCGGACGGTGATGCTGAACAACGGACGACCCTCCAGGTGCGGCACGTCTGATCCCCTGCCGGGACCATGCCGTGTAGTACGGCTGCCCCGTTCTCCTTGTTCAGCTGCCTGTTCCCCTTTCTTTGCAGTTTTTGGAGGTCAGGCAGGTTGTTCAGTGCTCAAACGCCTTCGTAGACGACGCGATGGCACAGGCCGGGTATCGATCCGGAGGCCAACTTCGGCATCACGTCGGGCAGTTCGTCGAAGCCGCACTCACCGGTGACGAGCGCGTCAAAGGCGGGCTCGGCGAGCAGTTCCAGGGCGAGCGCCAGCCGATCGGCGTACGTCCGGCTGGCGCGCCGCGCCGGTGAAACGGAACCCACCTGGCTGCTGCGCACGACCAGGCGCCGTGAGTGGAAGGCCTCGCCCAGGGGCAGGCTGACCCGCCGGTCGCCGTACCAGCTCATCTCCAGGACGGTGCCCTCCTGGGCGAGGAGCTCCAGCGACCGGGTGAGCCCGGCCTCGGTGGCGCTGGCGTGCACGACGAGGTCGCACTCGCCCGCGGCGTCCGCGGGGAGCGCGAAATCGACGCCCAGGGCGCGGGCGATGTCGGCGCGCGCGGGGTCGGCGTCGACGAGCTGGACGCGTACGCCCGGGAAGCGGGCGAGGAGCGCGGCGATGGAGCAGCCGACCATGCCGCCGCCCACCACGGCGATCCGGTCGCCGACCAGCGGGGCCGCGTCCCACAGCGCGTTCACCGCGGTCTCCACGGTCCCGGCGAGCACCGCGCGCGGGGCGGGGACGGAGTCCGGTACGACGGTCACGGCGCTCAGCGGCACGACGTACCGCGTCTGGTGCGGATACAGGCAGAAGACGGTCCGGCCGCGCAGACCCGCCGGGCCTTCCTCCACCTGGCCGACGCTCAAAT is a window of Streptomyces mirabilis DNA encoding:
- a CDS encoding glycosyltransferase family 4 protein yields the protein MTDTTMDQASPKTGQVSPKTGQVSPKTSPAAPKTGPASANGDQASLNYVPVQHTALKNAEIIPMSLRSVHFVMPGGVDDASAPSGGNAYDRRLCLDLPGFGWQVHKHAVAGSWPRPSASARAELARTLSEFPDDAVVLLDGLVACGVPEIIVPEAERLRLAVLVHLPLGDETGLAPAAAAELDAKERATLRAVSAVVATSDWAVRRLVAHHGLAPERVHVAAPGADIAPLASGTDGVSRLLCVAAVTPRKGQHRLVEALATVTDLPWSCVCVGGLTQDPAYVAQLRTLIGKYGLGDRLHLAGPQAGAELDASYAAADLMVLTSYAETYGMAVTEALARGIPVLATDVGGLPEAVGRAPDGGVPGILVPPENPAALAAELRGWFGEADVRRRLKAAARSRRAALDGWATTARSLAGVLGRLPQQPRRAA
- a CDS encoding 6-pyruvoyl trahydropterin synthase family protein yields the protein MFSITVRDHLMIAHSFRGEVFGPAQRLHGATFLVDATFRRAELDDDNIVVDIGLATQELGAVVSALNYRNLDNEPDFKNTNTSTEFLAKVIADRLAERVHAGALGEGAQGLAGITVTLHESHIAWASYERAL
- a CDS encoding zinc-dependent alcohol dehydrogenase, whose product is MELTARAFWLNSPGHAEIREVALSAPAEGEVLVRTLYSGVSRGTETLVFRGGVPESQHASMRAPFQEGDFPGPVKYGYLSVGQVEEGPAGLRGRTVFCLYPHQTRYVVPLSAVTVVPDSVPAPRAVLAGTVETAVNALWDAAPLVGDRIAVVGGGMVGCSIAALLARFPGVRVQLVDADPARADIARALGVDFALPADAAGECDLVVHASATEAGLTRSLELLAQEGTVLEMSWYGDRRVSLPLGEAFHSRRLVVRSSQVGSVSPARRASRTYADRLALALELLAEPAFDALVTGECGFDELPDVMPKLASGSIPGLCHRVVYEGV